The window GGTGCGCAACGGCATCGCGCTGACCGCGATCGTGTTGTGAGCGCCGAACCCGGCCTGGTCGTCGTCGACAAGCCAGGCGGCATGACCAGCCACGACGTCGTCGGGCGCTGCCGGCGGCTGTTCGGCACCCGCAAGGTCGGTCACGCCGGCACCCTGGACCCGATGGCGACCGGTGTGCTGGTGATCGGCATCGAACGCGCCACCAAGATCCTCGGTCTGCTCACCGCCACCGACAAGTCCTATACGGCGACCCTCCGGCTGGGTCAGACGACCTCCACTGAGGACGCCGAAGGCGAACTGCTGCACCAGATTTCGGCTGCGCAGGTGACCGACGAGCAGATCGAGCGCGCGATCGCGCCGTTGCGGGGGGCGATCGAGCAGGTCCCGTCGGCGGTGAGTGCGATCAAGATCGCCGGCAAGCGCGCCTATCAGATGGTGCGAGATGGCGAGCAGGTCGAGATCCCCCCGCGCCCGGTGCGCATCGACCGCTTCGAGGTGCTCGCGGTCCGGCGGAACGGGGACGTCGTGGACGTGGACGTCGTCGTGGACTGTTCCAGCGGCACCTACATCCGGGCGCTGGCCCGCGACGTCGGCGCGGCGCTCGGCGTCGGAGGTCACCTGACCGCTCTGCGGCGCACCCGCGTCGGCGGGTTCGGCCTGGACCAGGCCCGCACCCTCGAGCAACTCGCCGACGCCGCCGAGCTCAGCTATTCGCTCGACGAGGCGTGCCTGCACGCGTTCCCGCGCCGTGAGCTGACCGACGCCGAGGTGGTCGACGCCGGTCACGGCCGGTCGCTCGCCCCCGCCGGCATCGACGGCGTCTACGCGGCGACGGCCCCGGACGGCCGCGTGATGGCTCTATTGGAAGATGCGGGGGCCCGGACGAGGTCCGTGGTCGTGATCCGGCCCGCGACGCTGTAGGCGCCGCACACGTCGCCGAACGCACGAATTATGTCGGGAATTCGGCCGGAACCCGTCAGAGATCGTGCACTCGGCGGCCCGCCCGGGCGGCGAATGCTCAGGCGTAGCGCCGCTCGAACTCCTTGATGGCTCTGTCGATGTCGCCCTTGACCGCGCGCGCCGCTGCCGCGCCGACGGGCCCGAACAACGGAGCGCCGCCGAGATCCATCCGCACGGTGAACGTGCAACCGTCGCCGGTGGATGCCACCGTCATCGTCATCTTGTAACGGGTGCCGCCGACGCCCTCACCATGCACGGCGAGCGCCGAGGGCGGATCGAACTGCTTCACCGTCCACGTCACCCGGTTGCGCATGCCCTTGGCGCCGGCCACGCCGACGATCGTCGTCCCGACGGTGATCTCCTCGGGGACGTCGGACCGCCAGCCCTGGTGCATCGGCATCCAGTCGCCGAGCGACGACAGGTCCGATGCGTGCGCCCAGGCGGTCTCGGCGGGCATCGGCAACGATCGGGACAACTCCAACTTGGCCACGGCGACTCCTAAGCGACGACCCAGATTGCTTCTGCAGCGGGACTTCCCAAATCGACGGTGGTTTCACCGTCTGAAGCGGCCGTCGACCCTCCGGAGCTTCCCGGATTCTCTACGGCCACCGAGATCATCCCCGCGAAGTCCCGCCGAGCGACGACCCGCAGTCGCGAATCCAGGCTGATGCCCACGGTGTCGAAGTACCGCAGCATTTCGGGATCGGCATCGGAGATGCGCGCGACGGTGCCCGCCTCGCCGTCCTGACACGCCGAGAGCTGACGAGCCGGAGGCGTGGGGACCTTGCCGTCGGCGGCCGGGATCGGATCGCCGTGCGGGTCACGGGTCGGGTAGCCGAGCTTGGCGTCGATGCGGTCGAGCATCCGGTCCGACACCGCGTGCTCCAGGATCTCGGCCTCGTCGTGCACCTCGTCCCAGCCGTAGCCGAGCTCATTGACCAGGAACGTCTCCATCAGCCGGTGCCGGCGCACCATCGCCAGCGCCGCCCGCCGGCCCGCGTCCGTCAGGGTCACCGCACCGTACTTCTCGTGGTCGACGAGGCCCTGATCGGCGAGTTTGCGGATCGACTCCGAGGCGGTGCTGGCAGACACCCCGATGCGGTCGGCCAGCAGTTTCGTGCTGACCTTCTCGTGTGACCACTCCTGTGCGGTCCAGATGACCTTCAGATAGTCCTGGGCGACCGTCGACAGGTCGGTCGGGTTGGCGGGGTTGCCGTCAGGACTCACGAGTATGAAGTTTAGGCAATCATCACCTGATCCGGTGATGCTGCTGGGTCACAGAGCCCCGCGGGTCGTAGGCTAGCGGCGTGCAGCGCTGGCGGGGGCAGGATGAAATCCCCACAGACTGGGGTCGGTGTGTGGTCACCATCGGTGTGTTCGACGGTGTGCACCGCGGCCACCAGGAACTCATCGGGCGTGCCGTCAAGGCGGGCCGTTCCCGCGGGGTGCCTACGGTCCTGATGACGTTCGACCCGCATCCGATGGAGGTCGTCTTCCCGGGCAGCCACCCGGCGCAGCTGACCACCCTGACCCGGCGCGCCGAACTGGTCGAGGAGATGGGCATCGACGTCTTCCTCGTCATGCCGTTCACCTCCGACTTCATGAAGCTCACCCCCGAGCGCTACGTCCACGAACTGCTCGTCGAACGTCTGCACGTCGTCGAGGTGGTGGTCGGCGACAACTTCACCTTCGGCAAGAAGGCCGCGGGCAACGTCGAGCTGCTGCGCAAGGCGGGGGACCGGTTCGGCTTCGCGGTCGACTCGCTCTCGCTGGTCGCAGAACACCATCGCGACGAGACGGTGACGTTCTCGTCGACCTACATCCGGTCGTGCGTCGACGCCGGCGACATGGTCGCCGCCGAGGAGGCGCTGGGCCGTCCACACCGGGTGGAGGGCGTGGTGGTGCGCGGCGACGGTCGTGGCCGCGACCTGGGCTTCCCAACCGCCAACGTCGCACCGCCGATGTATGCCGCGATCCCGGCCGACGGTGTGTACGCCGCGTGGTTCACCGTCCTGGGGCACGGGCCCGTCGTCGGCACGGTCACTCCCGGCGAGCGCTATCAGGCCGCGGTCTCGGTCGGCACGAACCCGACGTTCTCCGGGCGGACCCGCACGGTCGAGGCGTTCGTGCTCGATACGGAGGCGGACCTCTACGGCCAGCATGTTGCCGTCGACTTCGTCGCCCGGCTGCGCGGCCAGGAGAAGTTCGGCTCGGTGGCCGACCTCATCACCGCGATGGAGGGGGACACCGAACGTGCCCGAACCATCCTGTCGGCGCAGTAGAGCGATGCGGTAGAGCTGCGCTTTTCGCGGATTCTTCGGTAGCCGGGACCCGCTGCTAGACTCCCTGCCGACCCGGCGCGTGCTGCAGTTCGCGGTGGCCGCGCCTTTTTCGGGGTCCGGAGAGACGGGCCCCGCGTTCGCGGACCGAATTGATGGAGTTGTATTCGTGGCGCTCACCACCGAACAGAAAAAAGAGATCCTCGGCCAGTACGGCCTGCACGACACCGACACCGGTTCCCCCGAAGCTCAGGTCGCGTTGCTCACCAAGCGGATCTCCGATCTCACCGAACACCTCAAGCAGCACAAGCACGACCACCACTCGCGTCGTGGCCTGCTGCTGCTGGTCGGCCGTCGCCGCCGGCTGCTGAAGTACGTCGCCCAGGTCGACGTCGCGCGCTACCGCTCGCTGATCGAGCGTCTGGGCCTGCGCCGCTGACGCTGCGCGACCCGTGAATCCGCCCCGCTGCCTCTGGCCGCGGGGCGGACTTCGTGGTGCACCCGTGCCTGCGGGGCCCGGATTAGGGGTTTCGCAGGTGCCGGGATGTAACATAGGTGCGTTCGACTGCCATCGGCACGAACACACATGGGTGCGGTCCTCGCAGACCCGCGTGCACCGTTCCCGCGTGACACGACAAGGAACCGCCTGATCGCGCGGTCTTCGGTAGTGGCTGCCGGAGAGAGACTCCGACAGCTTCGATCGACGGCCGTCGACGCATCCGGGCCGGCCTTCTCGGAACCTTCCGAGTCCGCATTCGCTGCGCGTGTCCACGCGAAACAGTTGAAGGACGATCTAGAGAGGCCGTACGGACGTCTATGTCTGTAGTTGAAATCGAAGAGGGCGTGTTCGAATCCACCGCCACCATCGACAACGGGAGCTTCGGCACCCGCACCATCCGTTTCGAGACCGGCCGGCTGGCCCGCCAAGCCGCCGGCGCCGTCGTCGCCTACCTCGACGACGAGACCATGCTGCTGAGCGCCACGACCGCCAGCAAGCAGCCCAAGGAGCATTTCGACTTCTTCCCGCTGACGATCGACGTCGAGGAGCGGATGTACGCCGCGGGCCGCATCCCCGGCTCGTTCTTCCGTCGTGAGGGACGCCCGTCCACCGACGCGATCCTGACCTGCCGCCTGATCGACCGGCCGCTGCGCCCGACGTTCATCTCGGGTCTGCGCAACGAGATCCAGGTCGTCGTCACCGTGCTGAGCCTGGATCCCAAGGATCTCTACGACGTGCTGGCGATCAACGCCGCGTCGGCGTCGACCCAGATCTCGGGCATCCCGTTCAACGGTCCGGTCGGCGGCGTCCGCGTCGCGCTGATCGACGGCCAGTGGGTCGCGTTCCCGACCGTCGAGCAGCTCGAAGGAGCCGTGTTCGACATGGTCGTCGCGGGACGGAAGGCCGGCGATGATGTCGCGATCATGATGGTCGAGGCCGAGGCCACCGACAAGGTCATCGAGCTGGTGGCCGGCGGTGCGGGAGCGCCGACCGAGGCCGTCGTGGCCGAGGGCCTGGAGGCCGCCAAGCCGTTCATCGCCGCGCTGTGCGACGCGCAGGCCGCGCTGGCCGGTGCTGCCGGCAAGGAGACCGCCGAGTACCCGGTGTTCCCGGACTACGCCGAGGACGTCTACTACTCGGTCGCCTCCGTCGCCACCGATGCCCTGTCCGAGGCGCTGACCATCGCGGGCAAGGAAGCACGCGACGACCGCACCAACGAGATCAAGGCCGAGGTCGTCGAGCGTCTCGCCGAGCAGTACGCCGGTCGCGAGAAGGAGATCGGCGCGGCATACCGCTCGCTGACCAAGAAGCTTGTGCGCCAACGCATCCTGACCGACCACTTCCGCATCGACGGACGCGGCGTCACGGACATCCGCGCCCTGTCGGCCGAGGTCGCGGTCATCCCGCGGGCACACGGCAGCGCGCTGTTCGAGCGCGGCGAAACCCAGATCATGGGCGTCACCACCCTCGACATGGTCAAGATGGCCCAGCAGATCGACTCGCTGGGACCGGAGACCTCCAAGCGCTACATGCACCACTACAACTTCCCGCCGTACTCGACCGGTGAGACGGGCCGCGTCGGTTCGCCGAAGCGCCGCGAGATCGGCCACGGCGCACTCGCAGAGCGCGCCCTGATGCCGGTGCTGCCGAGCGTCGAGGAGTTCCCGTACGCGATCCGTCAGGTCTCCGAGGCGCTGAGCTCCAACGGCTCCACCTCGATGGGTTCGGTGTGTGCGTCGACGCTGTCGCTGCTGAATGCCGGTGTGCCGCTGAAGGCTCCGGTCGCGGGTATCGCGATGGGCCTGGTGTCCGACGATGTGGAAGTAGAGGGTGGTGGCGTCGAACGCCGCTTCGTGACGCTGACCGACATCCTCGGCGCCGAGGACGCGTTCGGCGACATGGACTTCAAGTGCGCGGGCACCAAGGACTTCGTCACCGCCCTGCAGTTGGACACCAAGCTCGACGGCATCCCCTCGCAGGTGCTGGCCGGTGCGCTCGCACAGGCCAAGGACGCCCGGATCACCATCCTCGAGGTGATGGCCGAGGCGATCGACGAGCCCGATGAGATGAGCCCGTACGCGCCGCGCATCACCACGATCAAGGTTCCGGTCGACAAGATCGGCGAGGTCATCGGGCCCAAGGGCAAGATGATCAACTCGATCACCGAGGAGACCGGCGCGTCGATCTCCATCGAGGACGACGGCACCGTGTTCGTCGGCGCCTCCAACGGCGAAGCGGCGCAGGCCGCGATCGACAAGATCAACGCGATCGCCAACCCGCAGCTGCCCAAGGTCGGCGAGCGCTTCCTCGGAACGGTGGTGAAAACCACTGATTTTGGAGCCTTCGTTTCCTTACTGCCGGGCCGCGACGGCCTGGTGCACATCTCGAAGTTGGGACGCGGCAAGCGGATCAACAAGGTGGAGGATGTCGCCAAGGTCGGCGACAAGCTCCGCGTGGAGATCGCCGACATCGACAACCGCGGCAAGATCTCGCTGGTCCTCGTCGCCGAAGAGGAAGCCGGTGCGGCCACACCTGAGGCACCTGCACCCGCCGATGCCGCGACCTCAAGCAGCTAGCTCGGGGGCGCTCCGCCAGGGACGGACCAGCAGCGCTGCGTCCGTCCCGGCGGTGAGGCGCACCCGGCTTCCCGGTGGCCTTCGCGTGGTCACCGAGCACATCCCGTCGGTGCACTCGGCGTCGGTCGGCGTGTGGGTGAACGTCGGATCGCGCGATGAAGGCCGCAGTGTGGCCGGCGCCGCGCACTTCCTGGAGCACCTGCTGTTCAAGGCGACCCCGACGCGCACGGCCGTGCAGATCGCCCAGGCGGTCGACGCCGTCGGTGGTGAGCTGAACGCGTTCACGTCGCGGGAGCACACCTGCTACTACGCGCATGTGCTGGATTCCGATCTGGAACTGGCCGTCGATCTGGTCGCCGACGTGGTGCTCAACGGGCGCTGCGAACCCGACGACGTCGAGGTCGAACGTGACGTCGTGCTCGAAGAGATCGCGATGCGCGACGACGACCCCGAGGACACCCTCGGCGACGTGTTCCTGTCGGCGATGTTCGGTGACCATCCGGTGGGTCGCCCTGTGGTCGGCAGCGTGGCGTCGATCGCGGGAATGACGCGCTCGCAACTGCATTCGTTCCACGTCCGGCGCTACACACCCGACCGCATGGTGGTCGCGGTGGCGGGCAACATCGAGCACGACGAGGTGGTCCGGCTGGTGCGCCGGCACTTCGGTCGGCACCTGGTGCGCGGCCGGTCCCCGGTCGCGCCGCGCAAAGGTGCGGGACGGGTGGCCGGGCGCCCGACGCTCGAGCTGGTCAAACGCGACGCCGAGCAGACGCACCTGTCGCTCGGTGTGCGGACGCCGGGCCGGCACTGGGAGCACCGGTGGGCATTGTCGGTACTCAACACCGCGCTCGGCGGTGGCCTGAGTTCCCGTCTGTTCCAACAGATCCGAGAGACCCGCGGACTCGCGTACTCGGTGTACTCGACCGTCGACACCTTCGCCGACACCGGTGCGCTGTCGATCTATGCGGGATGCCAGCCGGAGCGCTTCGACGAGGTGGTCCGGGTGACCACCGACATCCTGGCCGATGTGGCCCGCGACGGCATCACCGCCGACGAGTGCCGGATCGCCAAGGGTTCGTTGCGTGGCGGATTGGTGCTGGGCCTGGAGGATTCGGGTTCGCGCATGAACCGCATCGGCCGCAGCGAGCTGAACTTCGGTGAGCACCGCACCATCGCGGACACACTGTCCAAGATCGATGAGGTCACGATCGACGAGGTCAACGCGGTCGCCCGGCAGTTGCTCACCCGTCCGTTCGGTGCGGCGGTGCTCGGCCCGGTGCGGTCCAAACGATCGCTGCCGAAGCCGTTGCAACAGATCGCGGGTTGACCGGTAGCCTGGTCGGCGATGACGGAACTTTCCCGACGGCATGTTCTGCTGGGCGGGCTGTCACTGTTCGCGCTGACGGCGTGTTCGACACAGACCGTGCTCGCAGACCCCGCCCGGCCACTGCCCCCGCCGGAGGAGCGCATCGCCGCGCTCGCCGCCCGCCACGACGCCCGAATCGGCTTGTACGCAGCCGATCTGGACAGCGGCGCGACCCTCGCGTTCGGCGACACCGACACGTTCGCGGTGTGCTCGACGTTCAAGACGTACGCGGCGGGCGCGGTGTTGCAGCGGGTGCAGCAGGGTCGACTCGGGCTCGGCGACACCGTGCTGATCGAGGCCGCCGACATCCGCCCGCACTCGCCGGTCACCGAACCGCGGGTGGGGACGGCGATGACGCTGGCCGAGCTGTGTCAGGCAGCCCTGCAGCAGAGCGACAACGCCGCGGCCAACGGTCTGCTGCGGGTGCTGGGTGGACCGTCGGCGATCACGGAGTTCGCGCGCAGCATCGGCGACGACCGGACGCGGCTGGACCGCTGGGAGGTCGAGCTGAACTCCGCGGTGCCCGGCGATCCCCGGGACACCAGTACGCCGCGGGCGCTCGCCACCGGATACCAGGCGCTGCTGACCGGTGATGTCCTGGATCCCATCGGCCGCCGCCAATTGGTCGACTGGATGCTGGCCAATCAGACCTCCAGCATGAGGGCCGGACTGCCGGCGGGGTACACGAGCGCCGACAAGACCGGCAGCGGCGATTACGGCAGCACCAACGACGTCGGCATCGCGTTCGGTCCGGCGGGGCAGCGGCTGCTGCTGGCGGTGATGACCCGGTCGGCGAGCGACGATCCCGATGCGCCGAGTCTGCGACCGCTGATCGGTGAGCTCGCGACGCTGGTGCTGTCCGAGCTCTGACTCAGCTGCGCGAGCCGTCGCGCAGCAGCACGAAGAAGTACGGCGCGTCGTAGCCGCGCAGATCCATGGCGCCGAGAACCACTTCCGATCCGGGCGTGTCGTCGACGAGGCGGAACACGTCGTTGATCGGCAGCTGGTCGTAGATCATCGTCGCGGTGTCGACGCCGCGGTAGCGGGTGGTGCGCAATCGTGCCTTGGGGCCGAGGGCCTGCAGCGCGGGCCGCAGTGTCGCCACCGCTGCGGTGAAGTTCTGCTTCTTCAGCATCGGGAACCTGGTGAAGAGCCCCAGGCCGGCGAACGCCGGCGCCGGGTTCAGCGCGAACAGGCCGGCTCCGTCGGCGGTCGGGAAGAGCAGCGGATCGACGGTTTCGTTGTCCCGGAAGCGCTTTCCCCACCATCCGCTGGCGGCCAGGATGCCGTCGAGCGGATGGCCGGTCGGAAGCTCGGCGCCGTGCCAGGTGCCGATCATGAATTGAGGGTCGACCGCAGCGAGCGAGTCGAACAGTGCCAGGGCGTCGGCCGTGGTGGTCGGGACATCGTCGGGAAGAACCTCGGAGAGAGCCGCCATGTCCGCGAGCCTACTTGACACATGTCAAGCGGGGCACAATGTGAGCATGCGTTCCGACGACATGTGCCCGTGCGGTAGCGGCGATCTCTACGGCAGATGCTGTCTGCCGCTGCATACGGGTCAGCGGGGCGCCGAGACCGCCGAACAGTTGATGCGGTCGCGCTACAGCGCCTTCGTGGCCGGCGATGCGGAGTACGTCTGGCGGACCTGGCATCCGCGCACCCGCCCGGCCGACGTCACCGATCTCACGGTCACGTGGACGCGCCTGGAGATCGTGGACCGCGTCGACGGCGGGCCCGGCGACGACACCGGCGAGGTGGAGTTCCGTGCCCACCACAGGGCGGGCGTTCTGCACGAACGGTCCCGGTTCGCGGTGCGCGCCGGGCGCTGGTTCTACGTCGACGGCGAGATCTTCGATTGAGCGACCCGGGCTGCGATGAATCCCGGACGGACGCGCTGTCTACACCTCGGACAGGTGAATTTCTGGAGAGGAATCTGATGAGTGACTATGCCGCGCCGGTAGGCGCGCCGATCTGGCTCGACCTGATGAGCACCGATCCCGCCCGGGCAGCGGAGTTCTACCACGCCGTCTTCGGCTGGGACGTCGAGGCGCCACCGCAGGCCGAGTTCGGCGGATACCAGAACTTCACCGTCAACGGCCGCAGGGTCGCGGGCCTGCTCCCTCATATGGGCGGGGTTCCCAACGTCTGGTCGGTCTACCTTCACACCGCCGACGCCGCCGAGACCGTGCGCGCCGTCGAGGCCGCCGGGGGATCGGTGATGGTGCCGCCGATGCCGGTCGGTGACATGGGCTCGATGATGGTTGTGACCGACCCGGCCGGCGCGGTGATCGGCTTCTGGCAACCGGGCACCCACGTCGGGTTCACGCAGTGGGAGGTGCACGGCACCCCGTACTGGTTCGAATGCCAGAGCAAGGACTACGAGAAATCGCTGGCGTTCTATCCGCAGGTGATCGGGGCGCGGACGGAGGAGATCGGCACCGGCGGCGACCCGAATGCCGTCGGTCCCGACCGCTACGCGCAGCTGTTCATCGGTGAGAGCGCGTATTCGGGAATCATGGACTCCGCCACCCTGTTCCCGGCCGAGGTGCCGTCGTTCTGGCAGATCTACATCACGGTCGACGATGTGGCCGGCACCGTGGCGCGGGCCGAATCCCTGGGAGCACAGATCCTGATGCCGGGCGAGGAGACGCCGTACGGCACGCTGGCAGCTCTGCGGGATCCGCTCGGCGCGCTGATCTGCCTGGGGCATCCGCCCGCCGGCATGTGAAACGACGCGTCGGCGATCAGGCCAGCAGCTCGGCCGGGTCGGTGTAGGGCACGTCGAGGTCCGCGGCGACCTGCTCGGACAGCAGGGCGCCCTCGTGCGTCGAAAGCCCTTTGGCCAGAGCGGGATCCGCGCGGCACGCATCCCGCCATCCGCGACCGGCGAGCTTGAGAACGTAGGGCAGGGTCGCGTTGGTCAGCGCGTACGTCGACGTGCGCGGCACCGCCCCGGGCATGTTGGCCACGCAGTAGAAGACGGTGTCGTGCACCGCGAACGTCGGGTCGTCATGCGTGGTGGGCCGGGAATCCTCGAAGCAGCCGCCCTGGTCGATGGCGATGTCGACCAGTACAGCGCCCGGCTTCATCGCTGCGACAGTCGAATTGGAGACGAGCTTGGGCGCTCTGGCACCGGGGACCAGGACCGCGCCGATCACGAGGTCGGCGTGCTTGACGGCGTCTTCGAGGTCGAGCGAGGACGAGTAGCGGGTCTCGATGGCGCCGTTGTTCTCATCGTCGATCTTGCGCAGCGTGTTGATGTTGACGTCGAACACGTTGACATGGGCGCCCATGCCCTTGGCGATCCGCGCGGCGTTGTAGCCGGCGACACCACCGCCGATGACGACGACCTCCGCCGGGGCGACTCCGGGGACGCCGCCCATCAGGACGCCGCGGCCTCCGTGGCTGCGCATCAGATGGTACGAGCCGACCTGCGCCGACAGTCGTCCGGCGACCTCGCTCATCGGAGCCAGGAGGGGAAGTGACCCGTCGGCGAGTTGCACGGTTTCGTAGGCGATCGACGTCGTGCCGGATGCCATGAGCGCGTCGGTGCAGGGCTTGGACGCGGCCAGATGCAGGTAGGTGAACAGGGTTTGGCCCCTACGCATCTTCGAGTACTCGGCCTCGATGGGTTCCTTGACCTTCAGGAGAAGGTCGGCTTCGCTCCACACCTCGTCGGCGCCGGTGATCATCTGTGCCCCGGCCCGTTTGAAGTCGGCGTCGGAGATCGAGGATCCGTCGCCGGCGCCGGACTGGATTAGCACCTCGTGACCGCGCTGCACGAGTTCGGCGACTCCGGACGGGGTGATGGCGACCCGGAATTCGTTGTTCTTGATCTCGGTCGGGATTCCGACACGCATGATCGCTCCTCTGTAGGTGTTGTTGAGTAAATTGTGAAGAAACAGCGGTTTAGCCGCAATATTTGCATCGAAGATTCGCTAAACTGCGGCAATGTCGAAAGAATCAACGACATCGCGCTCATCTGCGGGGCTGGCGCCGAAGGATGTTCGGGAAGTCACCCTCGACGACGTCGACCGAAGGATCCTGACCGCCCTGCACAGCGATGCACGGATGGCCAACAGTGCGCTGTCCGAGCTCGTCGGCATCGCGCCGTCGACGTGCCACGGCCGGGTGCGCAGGCTCCAGGAGTTGGGGGTGATCCGCGGCTTCTACGCCGACATCGATCCGGCCGCGATCGGGCTGACGCTGCAGGCGATGATCTCAGTGAGTCTGCAGGCGAACTCCCGAAGCCAGATTCGGCACTTCATCCAGACGATCCGGCGCAAGCCCCAGGTGATGGACGTGTACTTCCTGGCCGGCGCCGACGACTTCATCCTGCATGTGGCCGCGCGCGACACCGAGGATCTCCGGGCGTTCGTGGTGGAGAACCTCAACGCCGACGCCGACGTGGCCGGTACGCAGACGTCGCTGATCTTCGAGCACCTGCGCGGCGCGTCGCCGCTGTAGTGGTCAGGCCGGCGTCAACGTGACGTTGTGCAAGGCGACGGCGACGTCGGTCGGCAGGATGTCGACGAATGTCGGGGCGTCGCGCAATGCTGCTCCTGAGCCGATGATGTTACCCGGAGCTGTTGGGGTGCAGGGAAATTCGCTGCACCGAAACCATCGCCCCGGCGGGCTCTGGTAGGGCTGCATGCTGGGCGACTGGTCGACGCGGTAACGGCCGGGCGGGATGTAGGTGGTCGCCCATCCGTCGCGGGGCTGTGTCGTCACGCCGAACACCCCGTTGCTGCCGTAGGGCGCCGCCTGCGCGGGCGTCACCGACAGCGTGACGGCCACGGCCATGCATCCTGCGGCCACGGCGACCAGTGAGCTACGTGCGTGTGTCCAGCGCATTCGCTGAGGTTACCCGGCTACGGGTCGTCGCAGTCCCTGCTCGTGGAAGAGTCTTCGCCTTCCTCGTGTGGGAGGAGGTGGCGTTCGGGGTGGTGGTAGCCGTTGACGCGGTGTTGGCCGGTCTCCAGGTCTGGTGGTGGGATCCACTCGGTCTGGTTCCTGCTGTTCTTGCGGGTGGTCCAGCCGGTGTTCTCGATCATCCGGTTTTCCGGTCCGCAGGCGAAGGTGAGGTCGTCGATGTCGGTGTGGCCGTCGTCTTTCCAGTCCGCGCTCGCGTGGTGGGCCTGGCACCAGTAGCCGGGCACGGTGCAGCCCGGGCGGGTGCATCCGCGATCGCGGGCGTGCAGCACAATGCGCTGCGCGGCGTTGGCGAGGCGTTTGGCGCGGCCGAGATAGAGGCTCTGGCCGGTGTGCCCGTCGAAGACATA is drawn from Mycolicibacterium gilvum and contains these coding sequences:
- a CDS encoding DUF4334 domain-containing protein, with protein sequence MAALSEVLPDDVPTTTADALALFDSLAAVDPQFMIGTWHGAELPTGHPLDGILAASGWWGKRFRDNETVDPLLFPTADGAGLFALNPAPAFAGLGLFTRFPMLKKQNFTAAVATLRPALQALGPKARLRTTRYRGVDTATMIYDQLPINDVFRLVDDTPGSEVVLGAMDLRGYDAPYFFVLLRDGSRS
- a CDS encoding YchJ family protein codes for the protein MRSDDMCPCGSGDLYGRCCLPLHTGQRGAETAEQLMRSRYSAFVAGDAEYVWRTWHPRTRPADVTDLTVTWTRLEIVDRVDGGPGDDTGEVEFRAHHRAGVLHERSRFAVRAGRWFYVDGEIFD
- a CDS encoding VOC family protein, whose amino-acid sequence is MSDYAAPVGAPIWLDLMSTDPARAAEFYHAVFGWDVEAPPQAEFGGYQNFTVNGRRVAGLLPHMGGVPNVWSVYLHTADAAETVRAVEAAGGSVMVPPMPVGDMGSMMVVTDPAGAVIGFWQPGTHVGFTQWEVHGTPYWFECQSKDYEKSLAFYPQVIGARTEEIGTGGDPNAVGPDRYAQLFIGESAYSGIMDSATLFPAEVPSFWQIYITVDDVAGTVARAESLGAQILMPGEETPYGTLAALRDPLGALICLGHPPAGM
- the ald gene encoding alanine dehydrogenase, with protein sequence MRVGIPTEIKNNEFRVAITPSGVAELVQRGHEVLIQSGAGDGSSISDADFKRAGAQMITGADEVWSEADLLLKVKEPIEAEYSKMRRGQTLFTYLHLAASKPCTDALMASGTTSIAYETVQLADGSLPLLAPMSEVAGRLSAQVGSYHLMRSHGGRGVLMGGVPGVAPAEVVVIGGGVAGYNAARIAKGMGAHVNVFDVNINTLRKIDDENNGAIETRYSSSLDLEDAVKHADLVIGAVLVPGARAPKLVSNSTVAAMKPGAVLVDIAIDQGGCFEDSRPTTHDDPTFAVHDTVFYCVANMPGAVPRTSTYALTNATLPYVLKLAGRGWRDACRADPALAKGLSTHEGALLSEQVAADLDVPYTDPAELLA
- a CDS encoding Lrp/AsnC family transcriptional regulator, with the translated sequence MSKESTTSRSSAGLAPKDVREVTLDDVDRRILTALHSDARMANSALSELVGIAPSTCHGRVRRLQELGVIRGFYADIDPAAIGLTLQAMISVSLQANSRSQIRHFIQTIRRKPQVMDVYFLAGADDFILHVAARDTEDLRAFVVENLNADADVAGTQTSLIFEHLRGASPL